TGTGGTACTGTCTACTAGGCACTGATTCCGAATGTCTACCAACAGGCCATAATGGTGGAGGAAATCAGCACCGATGATTGGTTTGGTAACATCGGCCACCACAAAATACCAGACAAAATCACGCCTGAGTCCTAAGTTGAAAGTTAGGGTAAGGACCATAAGTCGAAATATTTGAGCCATTGGCAGCGAACAAGACATAATTAGACTTGGGCCGCCTTCCAGGCAGTCTAGCGCAAGGAAACACATAAATGTCAGCACCTATGTCAACCAAAAACTGTACCTTTTTGCCCTTGTCCGAGATGAAGAGGCAGCTGCCTGGAGTCGGGGTTGGATCACTGGCCACCATCAGCGATTCCCCTGCATGTTTCCCGAGATGTATTCGCAGGGCTGAACACACTTTCGCGCCCCAACGCCAAAGCAACGATGGTACCAGCAGATCCCCTGCAAACTCCTGCTGCGGGAGCATTGCTGGCGTGATGTAGATGGGGAGCAGTCATGGCGACTGTCGTGCTGGCCAAGACGAGTAGGGGATGCTACAGCTGCGATCTCCTGTCGCAGTGTTCTGGCCATCTCTCCTATTTTGGCAGTCATGAGGATTGACATTTTCTCGAACATGGATTCCAATGAGGCTGCTTCTGCCATCTGTGGTCTCGGATTTGTATCCGCGATGGCATCTGCGAGCTCGGCTAATGAATCTAACAAAGAATTTGTCTCTGTCACCAAGATCGCTTGCGTTGGTGGTGGTAAACGACCCAGCCACAATGACTTGAGAAGGTCATCTGGAACGACTGTTCCTGCCAAACTGCGGAGGTGCCGTAGAAACTGCGAAGGCCTTCGGTCACTAACTTCCTCGTGTTCCAGTAGTTGTTTCGTCTTCCGTTCCTGTGAAGCACTTAACCTCTTTATAAGTTCTGATTTGAGTCGGCCATACTTGTCCTCAGTCGGGGGATGGACAAGTATTTCGCGCACTTCAGTCGCGTATTTACAGTCCAAATTACCTGCCTCATAGTTGGACGTGGTTTAGTCACATTTGACACCTGCTAGGGCAAACTTGTTTTCCACTTGAACGAACCACATTTCCGAGTCCGTAGCCCAGAAGGGTGGAATGCGTACTGCAACACGCTCGATGGAGACTGTTGATGATGGGAGTTCAGCCATAACTGCGGAAGTGTTATAGACTGATaatgacacacaaaaaaaacgaGGTGCGATTATGTGCTGGAGCACGATGCAACTGCTTGGACTGTGTTACCGAACATCAACATAACACCTACTTGTGTGTCACAACGAGTCTCGGAAGTCCGAAGTATGTGCTGGAAGTGTCACAGAACTCGTTCATTTCCTCTACTTCCGTGGCAGTGCGGATGACGAGCGGTGCGGGTGATGTGCGACGTGGATAAGTGGATAAGGTGCGACGCGGGTAATGTGCGACGCGAATGACATGCGGCGCGGATGACTTACGGCGCGAGTGATGTGCGATGCGGATGACGTGCGACGCAGACGACTTGCGGCACTGGTGATGTGCGACGCGGGTGACGTGCGTCGCGGATAAAGTGTGACGCGGATGACGTGCGTCGCGGATGACGTGCGTCGTGGATGATGTGCGTCGCGGATGATGTGCAACGCGGATGACGTGCAATGCGGATGACGTACGTACGGCGCGAGCGATGTGCCTTGCGGGCGATGTGCGACACATGTAACGTGCGGTGCGACAGTTTGCTTatattatgcaaaacatgaaTATCGCGTGACACTTATTTCGGAACGCATACTAGCCTTGCCCCAATCACGTCGGGGTCACCATTGTAGCCGGAaggctactgattattcgggaggggcaggtaggccatgctagaataaacattaggtctactgttgcacactatttatttgcgccATCGAGTGCGCTAACAAATTTACATGTGTCTACAGTGCACAACAGCCTACTCGTGCTAAGAGGCAGACTGGGACTGTCTCTTCTTTCCTCCTCGCCAGCCTGCTAGCCAGCATggaggaggggtgataatccccttggcatcTGGGCTAAAgggactcctggagggtgcgctGCATTCTGGCCCAGGGGTGTACAAACACCGACTGGACAGCCGGTGCTGATAGCCGCATTGTTTGGCGTAGCGCGGTAGATGTCTTCGCGATGTACCGCCACAATCTACCTTGGCATTATGGCGGGAGGTGTCTGTttgtggtttctgtggaggaaggatccaacACCAATTTTTTCCCTTAACAGGGTTGAACTGAGGACTCCATGACATTAGtttgtttttattaaagttttcgtacatttttttttttttttttatgaatttaagaaaattttttcaatattCTAGCTTAAATATTAAGGATTTTAATATTGCCAATGTGACATCactattcaaaatggtggaaggtccagaatccaagatggcgggtagGTTTTTCactgaaatgttttttaaatttaaataattattattttaaattgttatgcataaattacatgtttactctcgccgggaatcgaagcaAGGACTGAAATTCATTGCGTTACTATAAATTTGAAGTAaaccatttaattattttttggtattttacttaatttttcggtaaaaaatttaaaaatttcaagtttacggtcaaggtTAAATCTCTCCTCCAgtggcttattggaggcttgtcgATGGAAAATTTAAGCCATAGTAGGGACATTTTATGCCTCCAACATATTTGGTgtaaaaaatgggaaattttctctGAAAACGAAATAAGGATTTTTTTCGCGGGATTTTTGTCCTAACAACTGGAAATTTggcaaattttttaaagtgttttttagcAATTTTTGAACACTTTTTAAGGTCAATATCAAGGTCAAATCTCCAGGTCGTTCAAGATGGCTGCCttgacatcagaatccaagatggcagtcagcATCTTAGGCACCTTACCTTAAACCATGCTGCCTTAGCCCCTTCTATATAATACTGGTTGGCACTTTATCCAATAACTTTTTTCTTTATGAAGGTATGGTTaaacaaagcattttttttttttaatttttcaagcaAGACCGATAACTTATTATATTCAATAAGGTTAAATAAATCCATGACACAATATTTTATACAGCATCATTTTTGGGCCTTATGGGCGAAAATTCATTTCTAAATAGTTtttcaataaatacaattttttttttctagtatttaGTTCATTCACATACCTAATACATTTTAtggaataaaaatatacatattcagTTCAGGGGAGTCCAAACCTAAAAAGGCACAATTTGAAGTACTTATAAACACTTATCAATTTCGTTTAAGTCTTGCATATAAAggacttcaaaataattttacaggtacataaaaattaaattaaagacaCTTCAATACATACACATAAGTTGTAAATGGTTATCATCCACCGAAGCACAGACTTACAGTGATAAATATCTGTTTTCACCCACCTGATGATAAGATAAATTTTGTAAACAGAAAAACTAAAGATTAAGtagaagagaatttttttttatatattccacCGAAAACTTGCcaaatttataaaatcaaaaacaaattctATATTTTATCAAAGAAAAAATGCATTATGGAAGAGCGTGTCCATTTAGATGTCGGTACCAAACACCCGACCGATAACCGAAAATTTACTGAAACCTTATCTTGACCAGATCTGCATGATGAGTCATTATTCACACTCAGAGTTAACTGCTCGCGTCGAAGATGGCCGGTCCCTCGCCCGCCGGCAGGACCCTGGCTCTTGAGCACATGAAGCAGCAAGCATGGCTCGGCGAGGTCGACTCCTGCCTCGCGTCGGCGCAGACGCACTGCACGTGCTCCAGGAGCACCATCCTCGCTTGCTCCTCCACGAGTCGCGACCCGCTGTGAGCGCTCGGCCACCGCGCAGGCAGCGTCCTTGACGTGACCTCGGGCAGCGTCCTTGGCGTGACCTCGGGCAGCGCCCTTGGTGTGACCTCGGGCAGCGTCCTTGGTGTGACCTCGGGCAGCGTCCTTGGCGTGACCTCGGGCAGCATCCTTGGCGTGACCTCGGGCAGCGCCCTTGGCCTCACCTCGAGCAACGTCAGCCAAGCTGGAGGCAGGCGCGCGTCTAGCTGCGGTGCGCCCATGGTCACGAACTCCCCACCCCGCAGCGGCGTATGGTAGGCAGCGCACTCCTGCGGTACATCCGCGAAGCAGCGCATCACCCAGGTTACGACGGCGAAGGTGGCGGCGTTGGTGGGGAAGGCGCGCAGCAGCGTGGAGGCCAGGCCCCGGTAGAGCACCGGCAGGCCTTCCTGCGCCACGCTCTTACGCAGGCAGTCAACAGCATTCTTGTATCGACCCTGAGTGCACAGTTAcatattgtatttttagaagaatatATTTGTGTGCATTAGTTTTCCCAAATTTTGTCTAAAGGCTGTGTATGGGACCTCTTAGggaataacattataaaataaacgtaaatttatggctaaattaattgaatttccATGTAGCACAAACATTTAagacatatatatttaattttatataataaattttacaaatttttgtgaGGTTAAGTTACATTTACCAAAATTATCTGAAACCTTTGGTGTGCTTTACGACTCGACTCTAAATTTATGTATGAATTTATCGGAAGGATTCagaaattttgattttacaaATATATCAGTTTAATTTATAAACCAATATCACACttagttaattttgtttttaataatttacttgtGGGTTCTAAAACTATATTGTCATTACATTTTCACTATTTAGCAAATTTCTCCTTAGCTTCCTGTCTCAATTCTGTAGAAACATTTTTCTTTACAtcattttaattttggaatttatagGTTAATGGTAAAACATGTTTGCCCATAAAATGTCGTCAGTACAATTATGTTGGCAATTAGAGCAACATTcatgaattttgttttcaattaaaaaaaaaattcagaaaacacTGGCTTTGTGATATTAAAATCAGGTTTTGCAACAGAACGTGCCaaaaaaacagttgaaaaaaGAAGTTAAATGAAACACGAAAGAACAGAATTCCAACAGCAAAAAATAAACcaacaaaaaacaaacacaatgctgACTTCAAGCAAGTGTCTTAAATcagaaaccaacagaatacaatgaaaaacaatGGAACAAAAAATAGAATGATTTACAAcagaatacaaccaaaaccaatgGAATACAATGTAAAACCGTAGAAATAAACAAACCTTTAAAAGAGTGCTTTTCAGTAGAAACCAacagaacacaaaataaaacaaagtaagttaCAAAAATACAACATGAAACAACAATTATCCctacaacagaaaccaataaaatacaacagaaaacaacagatcCCAACAAACTgccttacaataaaaaaaacatacagtttaCAATCAAAAACTCTAGAAAACAACCGAAACCAATATGAATTTTACTGCAGAAAACATCATAAACCAACATAATATAATGAAAAACACCAGAAAACAATATAAACTAAAATAGTGCTTTGCCATTGAAACcaaataaatacaatataaaaaactttaaaaccatAGAATGATTTACAACAGAAATCGACTGAATACAATGAAAAGCAATAGAAAACAGCAGAATCCAACAGAGAGGAACAAGCAGAACTCAATGAAAGGCAATCATTTACATCTGAAAAGAATATAATACTTTAGAGTGAAATGCTTATTGTGTTTTGTGAAACACAGTACAACACAACCCACTGGAATTCactaaaatacaacaggaaaaacagaatacaacagaaaccaataaaatGCAACAGGATACATTTAGAAATATTAGAAAACAACAAACCCCAACAGAGTGACTTACCACAAATCCAACAGAATACAATCATAAACATTACAAAACAACAGGAACCAGTAGAATACCTTACTACAGAAAACAATAAAACCAACAAATTAAGTTCAAAGTTATTTTACAAGAGAATCCATTCGAAGCAAATGAATTCAGTAATCTCTGAAAACAGAAAGCactgatattttttatattttgtgagcCAATTTCTCCCAATAGAAACCACTGAAACTCGATGAAATCATTGTGTTTaaaacagaaaccaacagaatccAATAAAATACTCTTAAATCATATCTgtgaaaaaaaggaaacacagaACTTCCTGTTGGTTTCTATTGTTCGTTTTTGGCAGGGGGGCGAATGTTACTGTTTCCCATAAATGTACTGGTACGGTTCCCGACTACAGGCATAACGGGTCACGTCTACACGCACCTGGGTGTCGGCCTGCAGGCGCGACTTGACCACGTCCGCGGGGTAGGACGTGAAC
This DNA window, taken from Bacillus rossius redtenbacheri isolate Brsri chromosome 3, Brsri_v3, whole genome shotgun sequence, encodes the following:
- the LOC134531171 gene encoding mitochondrial basic amino acids transporter isoform X1, whose protein sequence is MALDFLAGCLGGCAGILVGHPFDTVKVHLQTQDFQNPKYRGTLHCFQSIIRRESVAGLYRGMSSPLVAVAAVNAIVFGVYGNAQRHMGDPDSLASHLLAGCAAGLVQSFVCSPVELGKTRAQLQSGASPLRCLREVVRRAGLRGVYRGLAVTVAREVPGYGVYFLAYEAMTRGSERLGTPGMLLAGGLSGMASWFTSYPADVVKSRLQADTQGRYKNAVDCLRKSVAQEGLPVLYRGLASTLLRAFPTNAATFAVVTWVMRCFADVPQECAAYHTPLRGGEFVTMGAPQLDARLPPAWLTLLEVRPRALPEVTPRMLPEVTPRTLPEVTPRTLPEVTPRALPEVTPRTLPEVTSRTLPARWPSAHSGSRLVEEQARMVLLEHVQCVCADARQESTSPSHACCFMCSRARVLPAGEGPAIFDASS
- the LOC134531171 gene encoding mitochondrial basic amino acids transporter isoform X2, which translates into the protein MALDFLSGCLGGCAGILVGHPFDTVKVHLQTQDFQNPKYRGTLHCFQSIIRRESVAGLYRGMSSPLVAVAAVNAIVFGVYGNAQRHMGDPDSLASHLLAGCAAGLVQSFVCSPVELGKTRAQLQSGASPLRCLREVVRRAGLRGVYRGLAVTVAREVPGYGVYFLAYEAMTRGSERLGTPGMLLAGGLSGMASWFTSYPADVVKSRLQADTQGRYKNAVDCLRKSVAQEGLPVLYRGLASTLLRAFPTNAATFAVVTWVMRCFADVPQECAAYHTPLRGGEFVTMGAPQLDARLPPAWLTLLEVRPRALPEVTPRMLPEVTPRTLPEVTPRTLPEVTPRALPEVTPRTLPEVTSRTLPARWPSAHSGSRLVEEQARMVLLEHVQCVCADARQESTSPSHACCFMCSRARVLPAGEGPAIFDASS